From the genome of Cryptococcus neoformans var. neoformans B-3501A chromosome 1, whole genome shotgun sequence, one region includes:
- a CDS encoding hypothetical protein (Similar to gi|46100596|gb|EAK85829.1| hypothetical protein UM05011.1 [Ustilago maydis 521], FASTA scores: opt: 430, E(): 1.2e-19, (31.890% identity (64.961% similar) in 254 aa overlap (1-253:48-292))), translating to MASPAARLLRAPRVPAAVLAASLAVSSADLAADDGAAPSSSVRPGRSPSGEKLPIYPTPQHNPAITLVETHNPLVPYITQSRETVSSVLGDARNYVQSGVSKWITFERSVEREVKSVLPPDEALNPGLIYVLVAGLSGSVLSRTRSLPVRFLAPPLFTLLAFPYFLPKTSHNIRQYLSNLEDKHLPEFAAKHDHFVQTGIAHWGMLWGRIEDATGDAREWGHRAVEGVERTTGLRLGEAVSKVEKEKERLVEQERQRAVAVPAQKYETVGYVVEQKPVAEIVAPMEPPKEKKLV from the exons ATGGCGTCCCCCGCAGCT CGCCTCCTCCGCGCCCCGCGTGTCCCCGCCGCCGTCCTCGCCGCTTCCCTCGCCGTGTCCTCCGCCGACCTCGCTGCCGACGACGGCGCCGCGCCCTCCTCGTCTGTCCGCCCAGGGCGGTCCCCGTCAGGCGAAAAG CTTCCGATCTACCCTACGCCCCAACATAACCCCGCCATCACCCTCGTGGAGACCCACAACCCCCTTGTGCCCTACATCACGCAGAGCAGAGAAACAGTGTCCAGTGTTCTCGGCGACGCGAGGAACTATGTGCAGAGCGGTGTCTCCAAATGGATCACGTTTGAGCGAAGTGTCGAGC GTGAAGTCAAGAGCGTTCTCCCGCCTGATGAGGCTCTAAACCCGGGGCTTATCTACGTCCTTGTCGCCGGTCTCTCTGGCTCCGTCCTCTCTCGAACCCGTTCCCTTCCCGTTCGGTTCCTTGCGCCCCCGctcttcaccctcctcgCATTCCCATACTTCCTTCCAAAAACATCCCACAACATCCGCCAGTACCTTTCCAATCTCGAGGACAAGCACTTGCCCGAATTTGCTGCGAAGCACGACCACTTTGTGCAGACCGGCATCGCTCATTGGGGTATGCTCTGGGGCCGCATTGAAGACGCCACTGGAGATGCAAGGGAATGGGGACACCGGGCGGTTGAGGGTGTTGAGAGGACGACCGGACTTCGGCTCGGTGAGGCCGTGAgcaaggtggagaaggagaaggagagactGGTTGAACAAGAGAGGCAGAGGGCAGTGGCTGTGCCCGCACAAAAGTACGAGACTGTTGGTTATGTTGTTGAACAGAAGCCTGTGGCCGAGATTGTCGCTCCTATGGAGCCtccaaaggagaaaaagttgGTGTAG